One Methylosarcina fibrata AML-C10 DNA segment encodes these proteins:
- the ureC gene encoding urease subunit alpha, with protein MAKISRTAYAEMFGSTTRDRVRLADSELFLEVEKDFTVYGDEVKFGGGKVIRDGMGQSQADSGSAMDLVITNALIVDHWGIVKADVGIRNGRIAAVGKAGNPDVQSGVDIVIGPGTEIIAGEGQILTAGGIDAHIHFICPQQIEEALMSGVTTMIGGGTGPATGTNATTCTPGPWNIRHMLQALDGFPMNFGLLGKGNASLPAALEEQIRAGAMGLKLHEDWGTTPAAIDCCLSVADRFDVQVAIHTDTLNESGFVEDTIAAFKGRTIHTYHTEGAGGGHAPDIIKACGLANVLPSSTNPTRPYTVNTVDEHLDMLMVCHHLDPGIPEDVAFAESRIRRETIAAEDILHDMGAFSMISSDSQAMGRVGEVIVRTWQTAHKMKIQRGRLPEDGLGNDNFRIKRYLAKYTINPAISHGIAHEVGSVEPGKLADLVLWNPAFFGVKPSLILKGGFIAAAPMGDPNASIPTPQPVHYRPMFGAFGRASAATSLVFLSAAAAEAGAASALELRKPVGVVRNVRAIGKKDMIHNHALPVVEVDPQTYSVRADGLLLTCEPADRLPFTQRYFLF; from the coding sequence ATGGCTAAAATCAGCCGCACCGCGTATGCCGAAATGTTCGGATCGACCACCCGAGATCGGGTGCGCCTAGCCGACAGCGAACTGTTTCTCGAAGTCGAAAAGGACTTCACCGTTTACGGCGACGAAGTGAAATTCGGCGGCGGCAAGGTCATACGGGACGGCATGGGCCAGAGTCAGGCCGATTCCGGATCGGCGATGGACCTGGTCATTACCAACGCCTTGATCGTCGATCACTGGGGCATCGTCAAGGCGGACGTCGGCATCCGGAACGGCCGCATTGCTGCCGTCGGCAAGGCCGGCAACCCCGACGTTCAGAGCGGTGTCGACATCGTTATCGGACCCGGCACCGAGATCATTGCCGGGGAAGGGCAGATCCTCACCGCCGGAGGCATCGACGCCCATATCCATTTCATCTGCCCGCAGCAGATCGAGGAAGCTCTGATGTCGGGCGTCACCACGATGATCGGCGGAGGCACAGGGCCGGCCACCGGCACCAACGCGACCACCTGCACGCCGGGGCCGTGGAACATCCGCCACATGCTTCAGGCTCTGGACGGGTTTCCGATGAATTTCGGCCTGCTCGGCAAGGGCAACGCCAGCCTGCCGGCTGCGCTGGAAGAACAGATACGCGCCGGCGCGATGGGGCTGAAGCTTCACGAGGACTGGGGCACCACGCCGGCGGCGATCGATTGCTGCCTGTCGGTGGCCGACCGCTTCGACGTGCAGGTCGCCATCCATACCGATACGCTGAACGAATCGGGCTTCGTCGAAGACACGATCGCGGCCTTCAAAGGGCGCACGATTCATACCTACCATACCGAAGGGGCCGGCGGCGGACATGCACCCGACATCATCAAAGCCTGCGGCCTGGCCAACGTGCTGCCGTCGTCGACCAATCCCACCCGGCCTTATACGGTCAATACGGTCGACGAGCATCTGGACATGCTGATGGTCTGCCACCATCTCGATCCCGGCATCCCGGAAGACGTCGCCTTTGCCGAATCGCGCATTCGCCGCGAGACGATCGCTGCGGAAGACATTCTGCACGACATGGGCGCGTTCTCGATGATTTCGTCCGATTCGCAGGCGATGGGACGGGTCGGGGAAGTGATCGTCCGGACCTGGCAGACCGCGCACAAGATGAAAATCCAGCGCGGACGGCTGCCCGAAGACGGACTTGGCAACGACAACTTCCGCATCAAACGCTACCTCGCCAAATACACGATCAACCCGGCTATCAGCCATGGCATCGCGCATGAAGTCGGTTCCGTTGAGCCCGGCAAACTGGCCGATCTGGTCTTGTGGAATCCTGCCTTTTTCGGCGTCAAGCCCAGCTTGATTCTCAAGGGCGGCTTCATCGCGGCGGCGCCGATGGGCGATCCCAATGCATCCATTCCGACGCCGCAGCCGGTGCATTACCGGCCGATGTTCGGCGCTTTCGGCAGGGCTTCGGCGGCCACGTCGCTGGTGTTCCTGTCCGCGGCCGCGGCGGAAGCCGGAGCCGCTTCGGCTCTGGAACTGCGCAAGCCGGTCGGCGTGGTGCGCAACGTTCGCGCCATCGGCAAGAAGGATATGATCCATAATCACGCTCTGCCGGTTGTCGAGGTCGATCCTCAGACCTACTCGGTCAGGGCCGACGGCCTGCTGCTGACCTGCGAGCCGGCGGACAGACTTCCTTTCACACAACGCTACTTTTTATTCTGA